In Mesorhizobium sp., one DNA window encodes the following:
- a CDS encoding DUF2442 domain-containing protein — MSGTNSLVRPTRAWCDEDSLWVDLSDGRTLGAPLAWFPRLLSGTAEQRAKVRLSTRGLHWEELDEDISVQGLLAGRGDMTKPRPNPKAA; from the coding sequence ATGTCTGGAACGAATTCTTTGGTCAGGCCGACTAGGGCGTGGTGCGACGAGGACAGCCTGTGGGTCGACCTCTCCGACGGTCGCACGCTCGGTGCGCCCCTGGCATGGTTTCCCCGTCTCTTGTCTGGCACAGCAGAGCAGCGCGCAAAAGTCAGGCTTTCGACGCGCGGGCTGCATTGGGAAGAACTCGACGAGGACATTTCGGTCCAAGGCCTGCTGGCCGGACGGGGCGACATGACGAAACCGCGCCCGAACCCGAAAGCCGCCTGA
- a CDS encoding DUF4160 domain-containing protein, whose translation MPLVFSHRGFRFHFYSNEGIPREPVHVHVEKDGIDAKFWLWPDVVVAYNDGFNARTLRDLTELVTNRRQHITNVWNEFFGQAD comes from the coding sequence ATGCCGCTCGTCTTCAGCCACCGCGGGTTCCGGTTCCACTTCTATTCGAACGAAGGGATCCCCCGGGAGCCGGTGCACGTCCATGTCGAGAAGGACGGAATCGACGCCAAGTTTTGGCTTTGGCCCGACGTGGTTGTCGCTTACAATGACGGCTTCAACGCGCGGACACTTAGAGATCTAACCGAACTCGTCACCAATCGCAGGCAGCACATAACCAATGTCTGGAACGAATTCTTTGGTCAGGCCGACTAG
- the argB gene encoding acetylglutamate kinase, whose protein sequence is MTTDTAEIAEMQARLLSNALPYMQRYENKTVVVKYGGHAMGDAALGQAFARDIALLKQSGVNPIVVHGGGPQIGAMLAKMGIESKFEGGLRVTDQKTVEIVEMVLAGSINKEIVALINAEGEWAIGLCGKDGNMVFAEKAKKTMIDPDSNIERVLDLGFVGEPVEVDRTLLDLLARSEMIPVLAPVAPGRDGHTYNINADTFAGAIAGALNATRLLFLTDVPGVMDKDKKVIAELTVAQAKALIRDGTISGGMIPKVETCIEAIERGVEGVVILNGKTPHAVLLELFTQHGAGTLIVP, encoded by the coding sequence ATGACGACCGACACTGCCGAAATCGCCGAGATGCAGGCGCGCCTGCTGTCCAATGCGCTGCCCTACATGCAGCGCTACGAGAACAAGACGGTGGTGGTGAAATATGGCGGCCACGCCATGGGCGACGCCGCGCTTGGCCAGGCTTTCGCGCGCGACATCGCGCTCTTGAAGCAGTCGGGGGTAAACCCGATCGTCGTCCACGGCGGCGGGCCGCAGATCGGCGCGATGCTCGCCAAGATGGGCATCGAATCGAAGTTCGAGGGCGGCCTACGCGTCACCGACCAGAAGACGGTCGAGATCGTCGAGATGGTGCTGGCCGGCTCGATCAACAAGGAGATCGTCGCGCTCATCAACGCCGAGGGCGAATGGGCGATCGGGCTCTGCGGCAAGGACGGCAACATGGTCTTCGCCGAGAAGGCCAAGAAGACAATGATCGACCCTGATTCGAACATCGAGCGCGTGCTCGATCTCGGCTTCGTCGGCGAGCCGGTCGAGGTCGACCGCACCCTGCTCGACCTTCTGGCCCGTTCGGAGATGATTCCGGTCCTGGCGCCGGTGGCGCCCGGCCGCGACGGCCACACCTACAACATCAACGCCGACACGTTCGCCGGCGCCATAGCCGGCGCGCTCAACGCGACGCGCCTGCTGTTCCTGACCGACGTTCCCGGCGTCATGGACAAGGACAAGAAGGTGATCGCCGAGCTGACGGTCGCCCAGGCCAAGGCGCTGATCCGCGACGGCACGATCTCGGGCGGCATGATCCCGAAGGTCGAGACCTGCATCGAGGCGATCGAGCGCGGCGTCGAGGGCGTCGTCATCCTCAACGGCAAGACGCCGCACGCGGTGCTGCTCGAACTGTTCACCCAGCACGGTGCCGGCACGCTCATCGTGCCGTAG
- a CDS encoding amino acid ABC transporter ATP-binding protein — protein MSLIEITEVRKSFGANEVLKGIDLDVEPGEVIAIIGKSGSGKSTLLRCINGLESIDGGSISVAGVQLLPDELHLKALRLKVGMIFQQFNLFPHLTAGGNVVLSQTVVRKTPKSEAEAMARKMLERVGLGHKFDAYPDELSGGQQQRVAIARALAMQPIALLCDEITSALDPELVAEVLAVVRELAAEGMTLLMVTHEMKFARDVCSRVVFMHQGRVHEIGPPADVFAAPKTAELKQFLGVL, from the coding sequence ATGTCGCTCATCGAAATCACTGAGGTGAGGAAGAGCTTCGGCGCCAACGAGGTGCTGAAGGGCATAGACCTCGACGTCGAGCCCGGCGAGGTTATCGCCATCATCGGCAAATCCGGATCCGGCAAGTCGACCCTGCTGCGTTGCATCAACGGGCTGGAATCGATCGACGGCGGTTCCATTTCCGTGGCCGGGGTCCAGCTCCTGCCCGACGAACTGCACCTGAAGGCGCTGCGGCTCAAGGTCGGCATGATCTTCCAGCAGTTCAACCTGTTCCCGCACCTGACCGCCGGCGGCAACGTCGTTCTCTCGCAGACGGTCGTGAGGAAGACGCCGAAGTCCGAAGCCGAGGCGATGGCGCGCAAGATGCTCGAGCGGGTCGGCCTCGGGCACAAGTTCGACGCCTATCCGGACGAACTCTCCGGCGGTCAGCAGCAGCGCGTCGCGATCGCCCGGGCGCTTGCCATGCAGCCGATCGCGCTGCTTTGCGACGAGATCACCTCGGCGCTGGACCCCGAGCTGGTTGCGGAGGTTCTGGCCGTGGTCCGCGAACTGGCGGCCGAGGGCATGACCCTGCTGATGGTCACCCACGAGATGAAGTTCGCCCGCGACGTCTGCTCCCGCGTCGTATTCATGCATCAGGGCAGGGTGCATGAGATCGGCCCGCCGGCAGACGTCTTCGCCGCGCCGAAAACGGCCGAGCTGAAACAGTTCCTCGGCGTTCTCTGA
- a CDS encoding amino acid ABC transporter permease gives MIEFTTWDILRNLLLATRWTIVLSLVSFVGGGLVGLAILFMRIGRTRFGRLASRGYIELFQGTPLLMQLFLAFFGLGLFGIDVPAWLAAGLALVLWTAAFLAEIWRGCVEAIAKGQWEASASLGMGYLQQMRYVILPQALRIAVPPTVGFSVQVVKGTALTSIIGFVELSKAGTVVTNATFLPFTVYGMVALIYFALCWPLSKSSQILENRLNVAHRNH, from the coding sequence ATGATCGAGTTCACGACCTGGGATATCCTGCGGAACCTTTTGCTCGCGACCCGATGGACAATTGTCCTGTCGCTGGTCTCGTTCGTCGGCGGCGGGCTCGTGGGGCTGGCCATCCTGTTCATGCGAATCGGCAGAACCCGCTTTGGTCGCCTGGCGAGCCGGGGCTATATCGAGCTGTTCCAGGGCACGCCGCTGCTCATGCAACTTTTCCTTGCCTTTTTCGGGCTCGGGCTGTTCGGCATCGACGTCCCGGCGTGGCTTGCGGCGGGGCTCGCGCTCGTTCTCTGGACGGCAGCCTTTCTCGCCGAGATATGGCGCGGCTGCGTCGAGGCGATCGCGAAAGGGCAATGGGAAGCCTCTGCAAGCCTCGGCATGGGCTATCTGCAGCAGATGCGCTACGTGATCCTGCCGCAGGCGCTGCGGATAGCGGTTCCTCCGACGGTCGGCTTCTCCGTCCAGGTAGTCAAGGGCACGGCGCTCACCTCGATCATAGGATTCGTCGAGCTGTCGAAGGCCGGCACCGTCGTCACCAACGCCACCTTCCTGCCCTTTACCGTCTACGGGATGGTCGCCCTCATCTATTTCGCGCTGTGCTGGCCGCTGTCCAAGTCGAGCCAGATTCTGGAGAACAGGCTCAATGTCGCTCATCGAAATCACTGA
- a CDS encoding amino acid ABC transporter permease has translation MSYAFDFGWLAEYYPVFLKGIAITVELTVVGGLLGILVGLACAWTRALGPAWARPVVAAYVELIRNTPFLIQLFFVFFGLPQLGLRLGELEAANLAMVVNLGAYSCEIIRAGIQATPRGQFEAGASLAMSPWETFRHVVLVPALQRIWPALSSQVVIVMLGSAVVSQIAAEDLTYAANFIQSRTFRAFEAYFITTAIYLLLAVLLRQALALIGATIFPRKGAR, from the coding sequence GTGAGCTACGCGTTCGACTTCGGCTGGCTGGCCGAATACTACCCGGTCTTCCTGAAGGGCATCGCGATCACGGTGGAACTCACCGTGGTCGGGGGGCTGCTTGGCATCCTGGTTGGGCTCGCCTGCGCCTGGACGCGGGCGCTCGGGCCCGCCTGGGCCCGGCCGGTCGTGGCGGCCTATGTCGAGCTCATCCGCAATACGCCCTTCCTGATCCAGCTGTTCTTCGTCTTCTTCGGACTGCCGCAACTCGGACTGCGGCTCGGCGAACTCGAGGCGGCGAACCTGGCAATGGTCGTCAATCTCGGCGCCTACAGTTGCGAAATCATCCGTGCCGGCATCCAGGCGACCCCGCGCGGACAGTTCGAAGCGGGAGCAAGCCTCGCCATGTCGCCATGGGAGACGTTCCGGCATGTCGTTCTGGTGCCGGCGCTGCAGCGAATCTGGCCCGCATTGTCGTCTCAGGTCGTGATCGTCATGCTGGGATCGGCAGTCGTCTCCCAGATCGCGGCCGAAGATCTGACCTATGCCGCGAACTTCATCCAGTCCCGCACGTTCCGCGCTTTCGAGGCCTATTTCATCACGACCGCGATCTATCTGCTGCTGGCCGTTCTGCTGCGGCAGGCCCTGGCTCTGATCGGCGCTACGATCTTTCCACGCAAAGGCGCACGATGA
- a CDS encoding transporter substrate-binding domain-containing protein, which produces MLRRHFLAVIGAAALSVGVLGTGDHAAADALSDIASRGVLRVAVPQDFPPFGSVGADMSAQGSDIDMANLIADKLGVKVELVPVTSANRIPYLQTNKVDLVISSLGKNAEREAVIDFTMAYAPFFNGVFAPADVAITKAEDLAGKTVGVTRGAIEDLELTKIAPADTDIKRYEDNNGTISAFLSGQAEVIATGNVVAAAIIAKNPPKRPEMKFLIKNSPCYIGLNKNEPALLAKVNEIVTAARTDGTLNSIAQKWLGADLPADL; this is translated from the coding sequence ATGCTTCGCAGACATTTCCTTGCAGTCATCGGCGCGGCGGCGCTGTCGGTCGGTGTGCTTGGCACCGGCGATCACGCAGCCGCCGATGCGCTGTCCGACATCGCGTCGCGCGGTGTGCTGCGGGTCGCCGTCCCGCAGGACTTTCCGCCCTTCGGCAGCGTCGGTGCGGACATGTCTGCGCAGGGCTCCGACATCGACATGGCGAACCTGATCGCAGACAAACTCGGCGTGAAGGTCGAGTTGGTCCCGGTCACGAGCGCCAACCGCATCCCCTATCTGCAGACGAACAAGGTCGACCTGGTCATTTCGAGCCTCGGCAAGAACGCCGAACGGGAAGCGGTCATCGACTTCACGATGGCCTACGCGCCGTTCTTCAACGGTGTTTTTGCTCCGGCGGATGTCGCGATCACGAAGGCGGAAGACCTCGCCGGCAAGACCGTCGGCGTCACCCGTGGGGCGATCGAGGATCTCGAACTGACGAAGATCGCGCCGGCGGATACCGACATCAAGCGCTATGAAGACAACAACGGTACGATCTCGGCCTTCCTGTCCGGGCAGGCGGAAGTCATTGCGACCGGCAACGTCGTTGCAGCCGCGATCATCGCGAAGAATCCGCCGAAGCGCCCGGAAATGAAGTTCCTCATCAAGAACTCTCCCTGCTACATCGGCCTCAACAAGAATGAGCCGGCCCTGCTGGCCAAGGTCAACGAGATCGTCACCGCCGCCAGGACAGACGGGACGCTCAACTCCATCGCCCAGAAGTGGCTCGGCGCCGACCTGCCGGCGGACCTCTAG
- a CDS encoding amidase, translating into MSAEQVLWEYDAVGQADLVRKGEISPIELVEAAIARLEKVNPQINCVVEKTYDRARTAAKTVDRNAPFAGVPFAIKDLGIAQKGIATHAGSRAPVFVPDFDSVLAERYRAAGLIPIATTTSPEYGLRLMTESAAFGITRNPWNPGHTTGGSSGGASAIVAAGVVAAAHASDGGGSIRVPSACTGLVGMKTSRGRVPLSPLVSESWYGFVVDHAVSRTVRDSATLLDLTHGPDPLAPYAARPARTTFAAAAMRDPGRLQLAVYRKSPLGLEISAETQAALDTAVALAREGGHSVEEIDLPYVDRDFMADFAGSVASAVAGLLRMERVRNGRDISGDIERASRVLARYGEQLSAGETYAALERLHAASRQLITETARFDAVLMPVIAHPPLAVGTMDPKGADEFIENLLDKLRLTWLLKFPQFFGQLLDKSLWFTHWPAIQNVSGQPSVALPVHVTAAGLPLGIQAAGRPGDEETLYSLAGQLEKISGWDKRRAPFHVPA; encoded by the coding sequence ATGTCGGCCGAGCAGGTTCTGTGGGAATACGACGCGGTCGGGCAGGCCGACCTGGTGCGGAAGGGCGAGATCTCGCCGATCGAACTCGTCGAGGCGGCGATCGCCCGGCTGGAGAAGGTCAACCCGCAGATCAATTGCGTGGTCGAGAAGACCTATGATCGGGCGCGGACGGCGGCGAAGACGGTCGACCGCAACGCGCCGTTCGCCGGCGTGCCCTTCGCCATCAAGGACCTCGGCATTGCCCAGAAAGGCATCGCCACCCATGCCGGCAGCCGCGCACCGGTGTTCGTGCCCGATTTCGATTCCGTGCTGGCCGAGCGCTATCGCGCCGCCGGGCTGATCCCGATCGCGACGACCACCTCGCCGGAATACGGCCTGCGGCTGATGACGGAATCGGCCGCCTTCGGCATCACCCGCAATCCGTGGAACCCCGGCCACACGACGGGCGGTTCGTCGGGCGGTGCGTCGGCGATCGTCGCGGCGGGCGTCGTGGCAGCCGCGCACGCGTCCGACGGCGGCGGCTCGATCCGCGTGCCGTCCGCCTGCACCGGCCTCGTCGGCATGAAGACCTCGCGCGGCCGCGTGCCGCTGTCGCCGCTGGTCAGCGAAAGCTGGTACGGCTTCGTCGTCGACCATGCGGTCAGCCGCACCGTGCGCGACAGCGCCACCCTGCTCGACCTGACGCACGGACCAGATCCGCTGGCGCCCTATGCCGCCCGCCCGGCGAGGACCACTTTCGCCGCGGCCGCCATGCGTGATCCGGGCAGGCTGCAACTCGCTGTCTACCGCAAATCGCCGCTCGGGCTGGAGATTTCGGCGGAGACGCAGGCCGCGCTCGACACGGCGGTCGCGCTCGCCAGGGAAGGCGGCCATTCGGTCGAGGAGATCGACCTGCCCTATGTCGACCGCGACTTCATGGCCGATTTCGCCGGCAGCGTCGCCTCGGCCGTCGCCGGTCTGTTGCGCATGGAGCGCGTCCGCAATGGCCGCGACATCTCGGGTGACATTGAGCGCGCGTCGCGGGTGCTGGCCAGGTATGGCGAGCAGCTCTCGGCCGGCGAGACCTATGCGGCGCTGGAGCGCCTGCATGCGGCCTCGCGGCAGTTGATCACCGAGACCGCGCGCTTCGACGCGGTGCTGATGCCGGTCATCGCCCACCCGCCGCTCGCCGTCGGCACGATGGATCCGAAAGGCGCCGACGAGTTCATCGAGAACCTGCTCGACAAGCTGCGACTCACCTGGCTGCTCAAGTTCCCGCAATTCTTCGGCCAGCTTCTGGACAAAAGCCTCTGGTTCACCCATTGGCCGGCGATCCAGAACGTCTCAGGCCAGCCCTCCGTTGCCCTTCCGGTCCACGTGACGGCGGCCGGCCTGCCTCTCGGCATCCAGGCGGCGGGGCGTCCGGGCGACGAGGAGACGCTCTACAGTCTCGCGGGGCAACTGGAGAAGATTTCCGGCTGGGACAAGCGCCGCGCGCCGTTTCATGTGCCGGCGTGA
- a CDS encoding sigma-70 family RNA polymerase sigma factor, whose amino-acid sequence MTPQDITKLIVRTSMKDRAAFDLLYRQTSAKLFGVCLRVLNDRTEAEEALQEVFVKIWTKADRFAVSDLSPISWLVAVARNHSIDRIRQRRRPAADLDEALDVADPTPGPEALAVAGGERERIFSCLEELDRDKAAAVRGAYISGESYADLAERYKVPLNTMRTWLRRSLLKLRECLER is encoded by the coding sequence ATGACGCCGCAGGACATTACCAAGCTGATCGTGCGCACCTCGATGAAGGATCGCGCCGCGTTCGATCTGCTCTACAGGCAGACGAGCGCGAAACTCTTCGGCGTCTGCCTGCGTGTCTTGAACGACCGGACGGAGGCCGAGGAGGCGCTGCAGGAGGTCTTCGTCAAGATATGGACCAAGGCCGACCGTTTCGCCGTATCCGACCTGAGCCCGATCTCCTGGCTGGTGGCGGTGGCGCGCAACCATTCGATCGACCGCATCCGCCAGCGGCGGCGCCCCGCGGCGGACCTGGACGAGGCCCTGGACGTCGCCGATCCGACGCCCGGACCCGAGGCGCTGGCGGTGGCCGGCGGCGAGCGCGAGAGGATATTCTCGTGTCTCGAGGAACTGGACCGGGACAAGGCCGCCGCGGTACGCGGCGCCTATATCAGCGGCGAGAGCTATGCGGACCTTGCTGAGAGGTACAAGGTTCCGCTCAACACGATGCGGACATGGCTGCGGCGCAGCCTGTTGAAACTCAGGGAATGCCTGGAACGATGA
- a CDS encoding anti-sigma factor, which yields MNGTEDSERGLGGDDAVAAEYVLGALDSDERAAVARRIDADAGFAQLVDRWEVTLAPMANAYGSVEPPASVKQAIDRRLFASSAARTVEKAGIWSSLAFWRGLTVAAFAALALYIAVPLLSPPPPAAPAERLVASLAPQQSDVHYFVVYDARTKDIGLSHVTGARAPDRDFELWVIENNQSPRSLGVIPVGSNVHLAVSQEIQDKIASGAIFAITMEPKGGSATGEPTGPVVASGDLRDI from the coding sequence ATGAACGGCACCGAAGACAGCGAGAGAGGACTCGGAGGCGACGACGCCGTCGCCGCCGAATACGTTCTCGGCGCGCTCGATTCCGACGAGCGGGCCGCCGTCGCGCGCCGCATCGACGCCGACGCCGGCTTCGCGCAACTCGTCGACCGCTGGGAAGTCACGCTCGCCCCGATGGCCAACGCCTACGGCTCCGTCGAACCTCCCGCCTCGGTCAAGCAGGCGATCGACCGCCGCCTGTTCGCGAGCAGCGCCGCGCGGACGGTGGAGAAGGCCGGAATCTGGTCAAGCCTGGCCTTCTGGCGCGGGCTGACGGTCGCGGCCTTCGCCGCGCTGGCGCTCTACATCGCGGTGCCGCTGCTTTCGCCGCCGCCTCCGGCCGCGCCCGCCGAACGGCTGGTCGCCTCGCTCGCGCCGCAGCAAAGCGACGTGCATTATTTCGTCGTCTACGACGCCCGGACGAAGGATATCGGCCTGTCGCACGTCACCGGCGCCCGTGCGCCGGACCGCGATTTCGAGCTCTGGGTGATCGAGAACAACCAGTCGCCCCGCTCGCTCGGCGTCATCCCCGTCGGGTCGAACGTGCATCTCGCCGTGTCGCAGGAGATACAGGATAAGATCGCCTCGGGCGCCATCTTCGCCATCACGATGGAGCCCAAAGGCGGTTCCGCCACCGGCGAACCGACGGGACCGGTCGTGGCGTCGGGCGATCTGCGGGATATCTGA
- a CDS encoding ribbon-helix-helix protein, CopG family: MSPSATKIISLRLDADVMARWDALSQRNGLDSGKLMRDAIVERLEELEDFYAVRTRLASPFTPVSSEQVWKETGDPTGIIVGQREFDAVQEWMESEPTADERDGMKRLAGSGGSRD, translated from the coding sequence ATGTCGCCTTCCGCCACGAAAATTATCAGCCTTCGCCTAGACGCAGACGTCATGGCTCGCTGGGACGCGTTGTCCCAGCGGAACGGACTGGATTCCGGCAAACTCATGCGCGACGCGATTGTCGAACGCCTCGAGGAACTTGAGGACTTCTACGCGGTCCGGACGCGCCTGGCCTCACCATTTACGCCCGTCTCCAGTGAGCAGGTCTGGAAAGAGACTGGCGATCCGACCGGCATAATCGTCGGCCAGCGGGAATTCGACGCGGTTCAGGAATGGATGGAGTCCGAGCCGACCGCGGACGAACGGGACGGAATGAAGCGGCTGGCAGGGTCGGGAGGGTCTCGCGACTGA
- a CDS encoding fasciclin domain-containing protein, translated as MRKITSALFAGSVALAAFAGVAQAENPMVGGAAMYADKTIVENAVNSKDHTTLVAAVKAAGLVETLSGPGPFTVFAPVNDAFAALPAGTVDNLLKPENKEMLTKVLTCHVVAADAMSEAIGKMIADDGGTHPVATVGGCTLQAKMDGDKITLTDETGGVATVTIADVDQSNGVIHVIDKVLLPKA; from the coding sequence ATGCGCAAGATCACCTCTGCCCTGTTCGCCGGTTCCGTCGCCCTCGCAGCCTTCGCCGGCGTCGCGCAGGCCGAAAACCCGATGGTTGGCGGCGCGGCCATGTATGCCGACAAGACCATCGTCGAGAACGCGGTCAATTCGAAGGACCACACCACGCTCGTCGCCGCGGTCAAGGCCGCCGGCCTCGTCGAGACGCTGTCCGGCCCCGGCCCGTTCACCGTCTTCGCGCCGGTCAACGACGCGTTTGCCGCGCTGCCGGCCGGCACCGTCGACAACCTGCTCAAGCCCGAGAACAAGGAAATGCTGACCAAGGTGCTGACCTGCCACGTCGTGGCCGCGGATGCCATGTCCGAGGCGATCGGCAAGATGATCGCGGACGACGGCGGCACGCATCCGGTCGCTACCGTCGGCGGCTGCACGCTGCAGGCCAAGATGGACGGCGACAAGATCACGCTGACCGACGAGACCGGCGGCGTGGCGACCGTCACCATCGCCGACGTCGACCAGTCGAACGGCGTCATCCACGTCATCGACAAGGTGCTGCTGCCGAAGGCTTGA
- the msrB gene encoding peptide-methionine (R)-S-oxide reductase MsrB, whose protein sequence is MKRRDVLFLTAGAGALAAAGSLFRGRGDAIAAEFEITKTDAEWKAQLPEDVYQVLRHEATERAGSSPLNNEKRKGTFHCAGCDLPLYASEAKYDSGTGWPSFWEALPNAIGTREDSSFFMTRTECHCRRCGGHLGHIFDDGPPPTGLRHCINGLALTFRPAGAA, encoded by the coding sequence ATGAAACGACGCGATGTCCTGTTCCTGACAGCCGGCGCCGGCGCTCTCGCCGCGGCAGGCAGCCTGTTCCGCGGCCGCGGCGATGCAATCGCCGCCGAATTCGAGATCACGAAGACAGACGCGGAATGGAAGGCGCAACTGCCGGAGGACGTCTATCAGGTGCTGCGGCACGAGGCGACCGAACGCGCCGGCTCCAGCCCGCTGAACAACGAGAAGCGCAAGGGCACTTTCCACTGCGCCGGCTGCGACCTGCCGCTCTATGCGTCGGAAGCCAAATACGACTCCGGCACCGGCTGGCCGAGCTTCTGGGAAGCGCTGCCCAACGCGATCGGCACACGCGAAGACAGTTCCTTCTTCATGACGCGCACCGAGTGCCATTGCCGCCGCTGCGGCGGCCATCTCGGCCACATCTTCGACGACGGGCCGCCGCCGACGGGACTTCGCCACTGCATCAACGGCCTGGCTCTGACGTTCAGGCCGGCGGGTGCCGCCTAA
- a CDS encoding LysR family transcriptional regulator yields MTPPDPGWELWRSFLAVAETGSLSAAARSLRLTQPTLGRHIDALEAALAAPLFTRSQHGLRPTALALSLVPHAGAMAVAADSLLRTASGEAEGERGTIRLAASEIVGIEVLPGMLARFREVHPGIVLELALSNRNEDLLRRDADLAVRMVRPQQAALVARRIGAVGIGLYAKRAYLARHGMPETAAELASHTVVGVDRNNAALEAIRIGGEPVSRDLFSYRCDSDIGQLAAVRAGVGIGICQHGVAARDPDLVPVLPDLFDFSLDMWLAMHEDLRQSRRVRVLFDHLAVELGAYAATGRPRSVAGASSSERP; encoded by the coding sequence ATGACACCTCCCGATCCCGGCTGGGAACTCTGGCGCAGCTTCCTCGCAGTTGCCGAAACGGGTTCGCTGTCGGCCGCGGCCCGGTCGCTGCGCCTGACGCAGCCGACGCTCGGCCGCCATATCGATGCGCTGGAGGCGGCACTCGCCGCGCCGCTGTTCACCCGTTCGCAGCACGGGCTCCGACCGACCGCGCTGGCGCTGTCGCTCGTGCCGCACGCCGGGGCCATGGCGGTTGCCGCCGACAGCCTGCTGCGGACCGCCTCCGGCGAGGCGGAGGGCGAGCGGGGGACGATCCGGCTGGCTGCCAGCGAGATCGTCGGCATCGAGGTCCTGCCGGGGATGCTGGCGCGGTTTCGCGAGGTCCATCCCGGCATCGTGCTCGAACTGGCGCTGTCGAACCGCAACGAGGATCTATTGCGGCGCGACGCCGACCTTGCGGTCAGGATGGTGCGGCCGCAGCAGGCGGCGCTCGTGGCGCGCCGCATCGGGGCGGTCGGCATCGGTCTCTACGCGAAACGCGCCTATCTCGCGCGGCACGGCATGCCTGAGACCGCGGCAGAACTCGCTTCGCATACGGTGGTCGGTGTCGATCGCAACAATGCCGCCTTGGAGGCGATCCGCATCGGCGGCGAGCCAGTGTCGCGGGATCTGTTCTCCTATCGCTGTGACAGCGATATCGGCCAGCTCGCGGCGGTGCGCGCCGGCGTCGGTATCGGCATCTGCCAGCATGGCGTCGCGGCGCGGGACCCGGATCTGGTGCCCGTGCTGCCGGACCTGTTCGATTTCAGCCTCGACATGTGGCTGGCCATGCACGAGGACCTGCGCCAGTCGCGGCGCGTGCGCGTGCTGTTCGACCACCTGGCGGTCGAGCTCGGCGCCTACGCGGCGACGGGACGCCCGAGGTCGGTCGCCGGGGCGTCGTCGTCTGAAAGGCCTTAG
- a CDS encoding SRPBCC domain-containing protein, producing the protein MKTLLLSAAAVIAALGAAFALAPRNDVRTEVNIAAPPSKVWSVLTDGAAYHEWNPFIVAMKGKPVVGETLENTMQPEGGSAMTFRPTVLVADEGREFRWLGRLFVPRIFDGEHYFLLEQTAEGTRLVHGETFTGVLLWAIDTNRFRADFERMNAALKARAEGANLAAK; encoded by the coding sequence ATGAAGACGCTTCTCCTCTCCGCCGCCGCCGTGATCGCCGCGCTCGGGGCCGCTTTCGCCCTCGCCCCCCGCAACGATGTCCGCACCGAGGTCAACATCGCCGCTCCGCCGTCAAAAGTCTGGTCGGTGCTGACAGACGGCGCGGCCTACCACGAATGGAACCCGTTCATCGTCGCCATGAAGGGCAAGCCGGTCGTGGGCGAAACGCTCGAAAACACGATGCAGCCCGAGGGCGGCAGCGCCATGACCTTCCGTCCGACCGTGCTCGTTGCCGATGAGGGGCGCGAATTTCGCTGGCTCGGCCGGTTGTTTGTCCCGCGCATCTTCGATGGAGAGCACTATTTCCTGCTGGAACAGACGGCCGAGGGAACCCGCCTCGTCCACGGCGAAACGTTCACGGGCGTGCTCCTCTGGGCGATCGACACCAATCGCTTCCGCGCCGACTTCGAGCGCATGAACGCGGCGCTCAAGGCGCGGGCAGAGGGAGCGAACCTAGCGGCGAAGTAA